CATGCCAGGGGATAGCGAAGCGCTCGATCAGATCGACGACCCAGAACAGGATGACGCCGATCGCTGCGAGCAGCACGAGCGCCGCGAACATCGTCGGCAGTTCGAAATTGCCGATCGAGCGCTGCAGCACGAAGCCAAGTCCCGAATTGGCGCCGACGAACTCGCCGACCACCGCGCCGACAACGGCAAGCGTCACGGAAACCTTGAGGCCGGCAAATATCGCCGGCATGGCGTGGGGAAGCTTCACCATCACGAAGGATTGCAACCACGAGGCTTTCATGGCGCGGGCGAGATCCCGCATGTCCGGATCGAGAGACTTGAAGCCCTGCACGCCGGAGACGATGACGGGAAACACCCCGAGCAGAAAGGCCGAAATGACCTTCGGCGTCATGCCAAAGCCGAACCACACCACGAAAAGCGGCGCGATGGCGACCTTCGGGATTGATTGAGAGAAAACCAGCAACGGATAGAGATAGGACTCGATCGTGCGCGATCCCGCGATGAGCATCGCAAGCGGTATGCCGATGGCCGCCGACAGCAGGAAGCCCCCGATTGTCGCGAGCGTGGTCGGCACGCTTTCGGCCAAAAGCATCGGCCCCTCAGCGCGGAAAGCCTTGATGACGTCAATCGGCGCCGGGATCAGGTAGGGCGGAATATTGAGCAGCCTGACCGTGACGTCCCAGAGCACGATCAAGAGAAC
This portion of the Chelatococcus sp. YT9 genome encodes:
- a CDS encoding ABC transporter permease, yielding MATTSVRTLARIVDSPWVRPLGLLVLLIVLWDVTVRLLNIPPYLIPAPIDVIKAFRAEGPMLLAESVPTTLATIGGFLLSAAIGIPLAMLIAGSRTIESYLYPLLVFSQSIPKVAIAPLFVVWFGFGMTPKVISAFLLGVFPVIVSGVQGFKSLDPDMRDLARAMKASWLQSFVMVKLPHAMPAIFAGLKVSVTLAVVGAVVGEFVGANSGLGFVLQRSIGNFELPTMFAALVLLAAIGVILFWVVDLIERFAIPWHASQRQEFFATA